The sequence below is a genomic window from Lolium perenne isolate Kyuss_39 chromosome 4, Kyuss_2.0, whole genome shotgun sequence.
tCCACTGACGCATCGGGCCCgtgtcggttcgcctcgcttttcgttatgtccgacgtgcccggagcgtcccctgtgggacggggacgggatcggggcgccggacatatccgggcgcgccggacaaaaatgggctttgggggctggaacggttttttgtccggcgcgccccaaattactttgggggacgctttggtgacgcggctggagatgctctaacaagaAGATAAATGCAGACAAATCTCTGTATTATTTTCAGACCGTGTGCTATGTCAATTTACAATTATAACTCATTTGAAAGCATGGTACAAGCATGATATATTTGCTTCCTGAAATATTTTTTTCTATTTACTATTATGGAGCATCATTCATGTACAACTCATTTTCCCAATAATTTTAGCATTGAAAATATAAAATCGAGACAATAAAAATAAGAGAGATTTTTTACACGTTGAGGTAAAAATTGAGTTGTTGGTCATATGCtgtattagggcatctccagcaccGGCCCAACGCATTCTGGCCACAAAAACTGACCGCCTGCGTCCATGTGGGTCGAGCCGTGGACATGAAATTAGCTTCCTAGACTGGTCCGTTTGGGTCAGGTATCCCGGTGTCCCAACATATTTTGTGCCAATTATTTTATATATAATATAACCATTTAAAGGGTGTCAAAAATAAGCAAAAGGAGCAAGAAAATAGCCCTAGATAACAATGGCGCCCGCCATGGCTGCCTAGTTGTCATTGTCGTCGTCATCGACAGGGTAGATATAGATCGGGGAACCCCAAGGCCAAGGCCAGTGCAGATGTTGCTGAGACACCGGAGGTGGTATTCGTGCGGCCGGAGGCGGTGCTGGTGCGGGAGGAGTCACCAGAGGGGTCGGTGGCCTTCCTTGTGCCAGCACGGACGCCCGCAGTTGGATGGCGAGGCCATCCCATGGAGCGAGCTCATCAAGATTGGTATTGGCGATGGccatctccatggcatcctcctccgtgaggttcggCGGTTGGAGTTCGTCCTCCTGTTTCGAGGTGCCCTCCTTGTCCTCcatgtcctcctcgtcgtcgtcgaagAGGGCGAGGAGCTCCCGGCTGAAAAAGTCGATGTCGCCTAGGTAACCTGCGTGGTGGCACGGGTCGAACTCCCATGTCCCGAAGGTGGACATGTTGTAGGAGTCGAGGGTGAAGGAAGGATCGTCGCGTAGATCCGGCGAGAGGATGAATCAACGGCGGCAGATCTCGTACTGCCGTTGGCATCCCCCGTCCGGCACCGGAGGCACTGGGACATGGCAGTGGTTGAGGTACTAGCCACCATTCGGCAGGACCGCATCTGTCCAAGGGATCGGCCGGTGCACAAATTCCACCGGCGTGTACCGACGGTTCCGCGGGGTGTTCCACTTATTGGACCCAGATGACCCGGTTTATCCATCGTTTTTCGTTTTGCGGAATGGCCAGCCCTTTTTCATGGCGGCGTCAGTAATGGTTCGTTGTAGGCGAGGTGTGGACAACTGGCCCTCTTAAGGCCATGCGTGCTCGTGCCAACACTGGCGCGTGCGGAGGCGGGACAACGCCCTTGACGTGGCTCGAAGAACTAAACCATCGCTGGAGCCATTACTCGCACATGGAAGACGAAACACTCGATCGCTGGAGGCGGGCCCGAAGGGCAATGAGACGGACGTGTGCGCTGACCGCGCAGCGTCCACACAGCCGCATTCACGGCGCAAACTTGGGTCTTGTTTGAGACCCCACGGATAGGCCGGTCATTTTACGTCGGTCCACCGGACTAGGGTGCAGATCCATTTTTCGACCGCTCGTTCATTTGTAtcgtgccgctggagatgccttTAGCTATGACAATGGACTAAATCTAAAATATTTTTATCGTAAAAGCATAAATATACTTGAGGCCTCCTCCTACTTTGCAAATGCGCTAATATAGTATAAATAGGAAAAATCGTATAGGTTAGGAATGATCCCAAAAAAGATGGTTAATTTCTTAATAATATGTTACCTAATTAAATTAGGTATAGGTACGTAGTACTAGTCGAGTTGATGCGCATTCAGCTTAGTATGGCAGGTTTTGAGTCGGTACGATGCTAGGAGTTTGTGTTTGAGTCGATCCGCCTGAAAATGTTTCTTGTTTCCATTGATTTGCGTCCGTGTGACCATACGATCCGTCAAGCCGAGCGATCTACGGGATACGGGAGCCTCGTAATTTAGGCATCCATCGTTGCGCGCGAGCCTCGTTCGTTCGTTCAACTTGGTATAAACCAGCCATTTAGGAAAGGAAAACATGTACTAGGTCTAGGTCATGTCTTGCTTGAGCGTGTATATATACACGTCAAGGCTGCGCTTTGCAATGCAGATTTCCACCAAGAGATTGAGATTTGAGAAGAGCAGAACAAGACCAGGATTCATATCAGCCTCAGAACTAGCCAGGTAAGTGCGAGAGCTCGAACGCCATGGGGTGCTCCCAGATGCGTTCTTCGGCTGCGCTCGTCGTCACCACGCTCCTCCTCCTCTTAGCTTTTGGTCAAGGTAACCGAGATCGATTTACGCACGTACGTATAGTTCTGTACGCGCTTTCGTTCTTCAACCTTTTGCTCACTAGGTACTCTGCTTTTGTTTCAGCATCTTCCTCGCCGCAGCTGCAGCATCACCTGCGCAAGATGCTCGACGTCGGCGGAGCGCCTTCACCGTCGGCCATTGTGAGCGCGCACGGGTGCGCGGACCCTGAAGAGCTGATGCGGGTGTCCGAGAGCAGCGCCGGGAGCGAGTACAGCGGCGTGCCGGAGTACACCGTGGAGATCACCAACACCTGCCTCGACTGCATCGTCTGCGCCGTCCACCTCTCCTGCGGCGACTTTGCAAACACCGAGCTCGTCGACCCGGCCACCTTccgccgcctcgccgtcgacgactgCCTCGTCAACGACGGCGGACCCATCGGACCCGGCGAGCTGATCACCTTCCAGTACGCCAACTCATTCATCTACGACATGAAAATCAAATCCGCCTCATGCAAGTGTACCTAGCTGTAGCTCCCTAGGCCACCATATCGATCGATGTTTCATGGATGCAGCTATCCTTTCTTATTAGCGATAGTAGTACTTACGGTTAATAGAGTTCAGCCCGTACTCTATTATATCAGGGTTTTATTCGAGGGCGACCATCTCTTATTGATGAACCGAATCTATTTTATATAAGAGCAATATACGGTGTTTTTTGTAGGACACACCGTTAGTCTTCATTATCAGAATTTTAGTGGTTGTTGATTTGGTTGCTGATCTCTTTGAGTTACGCATGGAACACAGCCTTAGATCTATGCAAATGTACGTTAACTTGATCTCCGCAAATGTACCAAGTAAcactagcataatacccgtgcgttgctacgggtagaCAAGCGTTGAGCCAATGTTTTTAGGAAAACAATTACATTTTTTTTATTATTGAACCAAAATAATCATCGGAAACACGTCTTTTTTGTTCTTCGAAATTAAAACATGCTCACGGGAAATTGCTTCATCGGGCTCTATCATGTTCATGTGTTACTAAAATGATTGTAATTTGCTGCCTTTTCTCTACAATCATCATATCTTAATTTTCTACTGCCAACACCTTGAGACGTGACTGGATATTTGGTTCCTTACAAAAAGACGTGTCCATAGACGGAAGTGACCACGTGAATTTTTCCGATCGAGAGACTTTGCTAGTTTTTTTCTTTACTGGGAAACAGTCACATCGGTCTTACTTGAACATGAATATTATAACAAATCCTTCTATACATAAAATAAACTAAAAAGTAGTAGTCGTTCCAATGTTTTACATGACCATATACTATGTCTAATGCAGTGTACTCATGAGTCGCTCCAATTAACTTTGGCAGAAGGGAGTACATTTTCTTTTGGACAAAGGTGCAACAACTTAGGCAAAAGAATTAGAAATTTTCAATTTGTAGGCCCTCACATCGATCTTAATTGAACATGAATATTCTGACAAGTTCTTCTATACATGAAATAAACTTGAAAACAGTATTCCATCTTCCTAAAAAAGCTGCTCAACTTTTTCTATATATGAATGTATGTACACAGTAAAACTATGTCTAGATATATCTATGTAcgaatgtatctacacactaaaactaTATCTAGATATATATAAATAAACTTGAGCTGCTTTTTTTTGGAACACAAGGTGTATAACAATTTATTTAAACAATTGCATGAGCCATCGTGTTTTTTTCTCTCGTCCTTTTCTTCATTTATCCTTTCCTTTTTTCGCATTTTCTTTTTCATGTACAAAGTCATCACATTATCGTGTAGAGGTAGCTCAAACCTGAGTCACAGGCCTTTTACGGGAGCGATGGGACCAGGCCAAGTTAGAATTGTAATCGGTTCCTTTGGTTTCTCCTGGCCCGCGAGGCAGTAGATCGGTCCGATTGGCCCAGCGGTAGACAGATCGTGTATGACCAACCTCGGGAGCTCCTCGCCACCGATCTGGTCGGTGGCTGTTCGGCACCGCACACCCTCCCACGATCCAGGTAATTtagtgggccgcggcccattacGTCAGGTgagtttctttttcctttttcttccttcttttctgttttttcttttctgtttatattTTCGTTATTTAAAATCTAACCGTTTTAAAAACTTTTTTTGAGAAAATGTTTTTCAtaaaatttgaacagttttctgaaaccaaaacagtttttaaatttgaacattttttcgatttgaatatttttcaaaatttgaaatttgaataatttttaactcgaacaattttcaaaattgaacgtttttaaaatatgaacaaatttcgAATGAACGCTTTttctatttgaacaattttcatatttgaacaattttcaaattttcaaactTGAAtggttttcgaatttgaacggtttttagatttaaacggttttcaaatttgaacatttttgaatttaaacattttctcaatttgaacaatttttaaaaataaaaaatttcgaATCTAAAAAAATACAAACAAAACCGAaaccagaaaaaagaaaaaagaaaagaaaacagaaaaaagaaaccagaaaagaaaaaagaaaaaaaaagaaaaaagaaaaaacgaaCTGTTACAGGCCAAATAGCCacaaatgggcctggcccatacccgaccagggggtgtgcggtggccggtaaccaccgacctggtcggtgtataggttttgcccCAACCTCCGCGTGCGTTCCTTCATCGTGTATCTGATTTAATAGTAAACGATATGTGGGCCTGACTCTGGAGGTATTTGCGTCTGGGCCTGACTCTGACTCGAGAGGTATTAGCGACGAGGCAAGCGACGTACCTACCAACGGATTTAGATTTAATAGTAAAGAAGATGAGTCGTGTAAGAGCATGTCTAGCAGACCCCTCAAAACGCTGGTACCACGTATTATTCCGGCGGGATAGGGGGTGAGGGCGAAATGgaccgtctagcaggccccgtattcgggccggcccgtATCGGTAGAATACGGGGCCCATCAAACCCACCCGCCGCCCCCTACAAATACAGGGTGAAGGTGCGAGTGGGGGTCCAacacctcactcgcaaccctagccccgccgtgcgccgccgctagCCATAAccactccggcgagcaattcccACGCGCACGCCGCTGCATTTGCACCGCCGCCAGCCATGAGAGCACAACATAGGAGTAGCCTCTCGCCTACcgccggatcgaagcgatcccacgAGCCGGCCACGGTGGAGGAGGCATGGCGCCGCCACTGCAAATTCTCCGCAGCCGGGAGTTGGCGTGCAAGTACGTTGGCTCCGAGTGGATGCCGCCGATGCTCCGGGACTTCGTGGAGGGCGACCGCTACCACAAGGTCGACCCGCCGTTGAAGCTGATGAGCGGCGGCGATTTTGAGAAGTGGCAGAGCGCGTGGGAGAAGGAGCGCCCGTGGAAGGCCGCATGGGAGGGGAACTCCAGCGGCGGAGCGCCGCGAGTCggtgacgaggaagaggaggcggaggagggggaGGACCCCCTCTTCTTGGAGGCGGTGGACGCGTCCAAGAAGTAGGCCGCCGACAAGGCTCGGGCGgacgcggaggaggcggcgcaggccatcgccgccgtcgagGAGATGAAGGCTCGGGAGGCCGCCGCCACTGCAAAAATCATCATTCTCGATAACTAGGCGCATCCCTAGCATTGTAGAAGTCGCGATCCAGTACGATCGCGCAATTTTGTATATCCTCTATCTATGATCAATGTGAAGAACTATCTATGAATTCTTCCGGGTTTTGCAATTTTTAAAAATACGGGGCGAAATAAGGGGTCTGTTAGACGGAATGGTTCGTGCGTGCCAATTTTTTTAATACAGGGTCATGTACTCGCTTGATACGGGGCGAGCAAATACAtgatctgttagacatgctctaatgaCTCAAACATGTACAAGCATGCAGGTTTCTTTCACGCACCTGATCACCTATGGTGATTTCTGGATTCACACACGTATACAACTtctaaaatgaaaaaaaaaaaaacgtataCAATTCCCTATACGACGTGAAAGTTGGAAAATTTAGTCTCATCTCTTACTACAACAATAAGTTCATTGTAAATATGTGTCGCATTATTGTCCAAATATCCGGTCATGGGTTCCGTGGGTCAAAGGTAAAGAATTTGGCATAAAACTCGGATGTTGCCGCTGGATCTGATGAGACCTATGTAGTAATGTAGGTGGCATGTCAATGCTTGCGAACCCCCAATACCGATCGATCTGAGGGAGCGGCGTGGACTCGATAGGAACTCACCGCCGGCTAGTGCGAACTCTCGACCAATGGGGCACATGGACAGTGCTGAGGCAGCCATCGTCGAGGTGTTCTCCTGCTCAACTGCATGCATCATGTGTGTACATGAGAGGAGCCACAAAACAGCGTGGCGTTGCAGACATGCTTCTTTACATCCATCCATAGTTGGAACTTAAAATCAATAATTTCTCTATATACTATTGCCGGATCATATTATATAGCCTTCTCAATTTTGCTATATGTGCGATTTAAAATAGATTACACAGTTCAGCTTGAAACTTTAGAATTTCTATACTATATTTTTTCATATATAAACACATATTTTGTAGTTTTTTAACCAATTACACAACGCCACATGTTTCTTTCTCTTTTTACCGAATTTATTATGCTAAAAAAAACTCAAAATCATGGACGACACAACTATGTCATCTACCCTCTATAACCTTTACAATGCATTATTTGTTCTCTTACTCAATCGGTCAGCGCCATTAAGAAAGAGTCAAGTGTACTCTCCTTAGCTAGAAGATATCATATGATGTCGTCAAGATCTAAGGAAGACTTATAACAACCAAATAGGATGTTGGATGGCAATGCAAATGTCTTGGTTATTGGTGATGGCAAGATAGATACCCTTGGGTATTACCTCAATAAATAAAAGGACAAAATTACGTTGTAGTCAAGGGTGCTTGTTGTCAACATGACATAGTGTGCGTTAGTGTAGTGGTCCGGAGCAGCATGGCCCGGGCCAACTAAGGGATGGTATATGAGTATATATCACATAAATCATACATAAAAGATAAAAGAAAAATAGCAATGAGGGGGTGGAGAATATGAACAAGATGACCATAAAAAGAGAGATAACCGGTCAAAAGTTTGGTATGTGTAGGATTATTAATTTCAATTGATAGATATAGGATGAATTGTTGTTCACTTTCAAACCTCAACATACGACTCAGAAAAAAATCCTATCTATAACCATCAAAATAAAGATGGCTAAGTAATTGTTTCATCCTATTTATgtttcatactccctccgtcccaaaatataaggtgCCTAAAATAGTCAAAAGTAAACATCTTCAaactttgaccaagtttatacagataaatataaacatttacaataacaaatcaatatcaatagattcaccataaagtATATTTTCTCGAAGTATCCATTCAATATTATAGATAtggattttttttctaatttttttggtcAAAGTTAGTAAGGTTTGACATTTGACTACTcttagacgccttatatttttgggatggagggagtattttcTTTGTTCCTTTATGGTTCATAATTACTAATATATGGTGTAATCTAAGTACTCTCGCCAAATGACAAAATATCAAAGCTAATTTGTCGAAGTTTTTGGTTATTGAATCACAACCGTTTGATTGTTATACATGCACTTCATGGAACCACACATTAT
It includes:
- the LOC127347257 gene encoding TPD1 protein homolog 1-like, which codes for MGCSQMRSSAALVVTTLLLLLAFGQASSSPQLQHHLRKMLDVGGAPSPSAIVSAHGCADPEELMRVSESSAGSEYSGVPEYTVEITNTCLDCIVCAVHLSCGDFANTELVDPATFRRLAVDDCLVNDGGPIGPGELITFQYANSFIYDMKIKSASCKCT